A DNA window from Primulina tabacum isolate GXHZ01 chromosome 12, ASM2559414v2, whole genome shotgun sequence contains the following coding sequences:
- the LOC142520678 gene encoding proline-rich receptor-like protein kinase PERK3, with translation MPMEGINSSDNHRSRDNPLTPSRVLIIYDATRDRNKDEFRHTIHNIRMYGGIIRSGVTITVLGVLHKVLHPMGYQMQVAPDNFLGTSHIRAMEEEVSKKVDLYVGMLQYSAEECEGEGVDIEVKITAGNPMRKVSIQEVATSNATWVILDRSLRKETRFYLKHISCKVALVLDNLSLEVLRHSYTNKETEYSEEKFYTLSKPVPLPPVQENEPEQSEISESYPASVYSLETSYDMAKSSFLSSFGSNSRNHSFSSLEDIGPNHKQEEPGNHTKVDVKFKVSQRRKPTRQRSSDVPALCIGCGMKTELDSKKYSYSEIQLATNNFSSDNLLGEGGYGRVYKGELKDGQQIAAKVRKEASTQGFSEFHSEVYVLNFARHKNIVMLLGYCCKENLNILVYEYICNNSLDWHLFDNPNQILEWHRRHAIAIGTATGLRFLHEECRGSPIIHRDVRPSNILITHDFVPMLADFGLAKWTTNVDDIQTRILGTLGYLAPEYAENGIVSVRTDVYAFGIVLIQLISGRKAVDLTREDYQPSLRQWALSLIEKLALHELADPRLGESYNTHQLYHMARTAFLCLQTDPEMRPSMAEVLRLLEGDNNNIHRLTEQFIPHYSK, from the exons aTGCCAATGGAGGGTATTAATAGTAGCGACAATCATAGAAGTAGGGATAATCCTCTGACGCCATCTCGTGTTCTGATCATATATGATGCTACCAGAGATAGAAATAAGGATGAGTTTAGGCATACTATTCATAACATTCGGATGTATGGTGGAATTATACGTTCAGGCGTTACGATTACGGTTCTCGGAGTGTTGCACAAAGTCTTGCATCCCA TGGGTTACCAAATGCAAGTAGCCCCTGATAACTTCCTTGGCACATCACATATACGTGCAATGGAAGAAGAAGTATCAAAAAAGGTTGATTTGTATGTAGGCATGCTCCAGTATAGCGCTGAAGAATGTGAAGGCGAAGGG GTGGACATTGAAGTCAAAATCACTGCTGGAAATCCAATGAGGAAGGTTTCCATACAAGAAGTTGCTACTTCCAATGCAACATGGGTTATTCTTGATAG GTCCCTAAGAAAGGAAACAAGGTTCTATCTTAAACACATATCTTGCAAGGTTGCACTAGTCCTTGATAACTTGTCGTTGGAGGTGTTAAGACATAGTTATACGAATAAGGAAACTGAGTACAGTGAAGAAAAGTTCTACACACTATCCAAGCCTGTCCCACTGCCACCTGTGCAAGAGAATGAGCCCGAGCAGTCCGAAATTTCTGAGAGTTACCCAGCTTCTGTTTATTCTCTAGAAACAAGCTATGATATGGCCAAGAGTAGTTTCTTGTCTTCTTTTGGGTCAAACTCTAGAAATCACAGCTTTTCATCATTGGAAGATATTGGGCCAAATCACAAGCAAGAGGAACCAG GTAACCATACTAAGGTGGATGTGAAATTTAAGGTTTCTCAACGAAGAAAACCCACTCGACAGAGATCCTCTGACGTGCCTGCTCTCTGCATTGGTTGTGGAATGAAGACTGAGCTGGACTCAAAAAAATATAGTTATTCCGAAATTCAGCTTGCCACAAACAATTTTTCGTCGGATAATTTACTAGGAGAAGGTGGGTATGGTCGTGTATATAAAGGTGAGCTTAAGGATGGGCAGCAAATTGCTGCAAAGGTTCGAAAGGAAGCTAGTACACAAGGATTTTCGGAATTTCATTCTGAAGTGTATGTCTTAAACTTTGCACGCCACAAAAACATAGTGATGCTTCTTGGTTATTGTTGCAAGGAAAACCTCAACATCTTGGTGTATGAGTACATCTGCAATAATTCACTTGACTGGCATTTGTTTG ATAATCCTAATCAAATTCTTGAATGGCATCGAAGACATGCCATTGCCATTGGAACCGCGACAGGGTTGCGTTTCCTCCATGAAGAGTGTCGAGGAAGTCCCATTATTCATCGGGACGTGCGGCCAAGCAATATATTGATAACACATGATTTTGTTCCCATG CTTGCGGATTTTGGCCTTGCAAAGTGGACGACAAACGTCGACGATATACAGACTAGAATTTTAGGCACTCTAGG ATATCTTGCGCCTGAGTATGCAGAGAATGGCATTGTTTCAGTACGAACTGATGTTTATGCATTTGGCATTGTTCTGATACAATTAATATCCGGGCGCAAGGCCGTGGACTTAACTAGAGAGGATTATCAACCATCTCTTAGACAATGG GCATTATCCCTGATTGAGAAGCTTGCATTACATGAGCTAGCTGATCCTCGTCTGGGAGAATCTTATAACACTCATCAGCTATATCACATGGCTAGAACAGCATTTTTATGCCTCCAAACTGACCCCGAGATGCGACCGTCAATGGCAGAG